One Romboutsia sp. 13368 genomic window carries:
- a CDS encoding transposase, translating into MLNKSEILKKLIQEYDVKTTRDVQEMLKDLFAETIQEMLEAELDEHLGYDRYDNQNKNTTNSRNGHRNKKVRSDFGEVGISIPRDRQGSFEPRIIKNYENDISGIEEQIIALDR; encoded by the coding sequence ATGTTAAACAAAAGTGAAATTTTAAAGAAACTTATACAAGAATATGATGTTAAAACAACAAGAGATGTACAAGAAATGTTAAAAGATTTATTTGCAGAAACAATTCAAGAAATGTTAGAAGCGGAGCTTGATGAACACCTAGGATATGACAGGTATGATAATCAAAATAAAAATACTACAAACTCAAGAAATGGACATAGGAATAAGAAAGTTCGATCTGATTTTGGAGAGGTTGGTATAAGTATTCCAAGAGATAGACAAGGTAGTTTTGAACCAAGAATTATTAAAAATTATGAAAATGATATATCTGGTATAGAAGAACAAATCATAGCGTTAGATCG
- a CDS encoding NifB/NifX family molybdenum-iron cluster-binding protein encodes MKICVPVEANNGLESKPFGHFGSAPMFVVCDLESGDLSTINNGDLEHEHGKCQPIKALSGNVVDAVIVGGIGQGAISKLNSMGIKVYKAQGETIKDNLDLYKQNKLQEFPSNHTCSHDGCGHH; translated from the coding sequence ATGAAAATATGTGTGCCAGTAGAGGCTAATAATGGGTTAGAGAGTAAACCATTTGGACACTTTGGATCAGCTCCAATGTTTGTAGTATGTGATTTAGAAAGTGGTGATTTAAGTACTATAAATAATGGTGATTTAGAGCATGAACATGGTAAATGCCAACCTATAAAAGCATTATCAGGAAATGTTGTTGATGCAGTTATAGTTGGAGGTATAGGTCAAGGTGCTATATCAAAATTAAATTCTATGGGAATAAAAGTATATAAGGCTCAAGGGGAAACTATAAAAGATAATTTAGACTTATATAAACAAAATAAACTTCAAGAGTTTCCAAGTAATCACACTTGCTCTCATGATGGATGCGGACATCATTAA
- a CDS encoding CAP domain-containing protein has product MGQRTPKEVVNAWMNSKGHRENILNPNFTTLGVGIAKDSNGSIYWTQMFIGK; this is encoded by the coding sequence ATGGGTCAAAGAACTCCAAAAGAAGTTGTTAATGCTTGGATGAATTCAAAAGGGCATAGAGAAAATATATTAAATCCTAACTTTACAACTTTAGGTGTAGGTATAGCTAAAGATTCTAATGGTTCTATATACTGGACACAAATGTTTATAGGAAAATAA